One Salmo salar chromosome ssa01, Ssal_v3.1, whole genome shotgun sequence DNA window includes the following coding sequences:
- the miga2 gene encoding mitoguardin 2 isoform X1, translating to MSIRRAEGMSIAQALAMTVAEIPVFLYSTFGQSIFSQLKLSPSLKKVLFATALGSVALALTAHHMKRRGRKRKQATAAKDEQKQVGIPEALIRSGRPSSLRRGGPFPGRQMMSPSTRSNETMSGISSLAPSKHSSSSHSIASMRVPTSPNQSANPSTPWEVEPVEEESGAMGDANAENLYIIGMELFEEALQKWEQALNIRHRTHSNASKSSTSLALEGAVACPNLPTVCHRTIALSTSESRNKVFAEKLETLLHRAYHLQEDFGATIPPDSLLADFESEGTLILPNLESRMREDDATTITSDDSFFSAAELFDNLSLEVCQPLRPAALYDEAVSLVQDGSVPCRELRTELLECYGDQDFLAKLHCVRQAFQVLLLDETHRTFFMETGKQMITGLMTKANKSPKAFLETYEDMLLYTQREETWPISRMELEGRGVVVMNFFDIVLDFILMDAFDDLESPPSSVVAVLRNRWLSDSFKETALATACWSVLKAKRRLLMVPDGFISHFYAISEQVSPVLAFGFLGPRQHLSEVCTIFKQQIVQYLKDMFDHDKVRFTSAQSLAEDIVSLSHRRSDILLGYLGIDSLLEPNGALPQGDTEPGPSPSNHH from the exons ATGTCAATCAGAAGAGCAGAAGGGATGTCCATCGCCCAGGCCTTGGCCATGACTGTGGCCGAGATCCccgtgtttctctactccaccTTTGGGCAG TCCATATTCTCTCAGCTGAAGCTTTCTCCCAGTCTGAAGAAGGTGCTGTTCGCCACAGCTCTGGGGAGCGTAGCCCTGGCCCTCACCGCCCACCACATGAAGAGACGCGGTAGGAAACGGAAACAGGCAACAGCTGCGAAAGATGAGCAGAAGCAGGTGGGAATACCAGAGGCGTTGATCCGGTCAGGGAGACCGTCATCTCTGAGGAGAG GTGGTCCATTTCCCGGGCGACAGATGATGAGCCCCAGCACACGGAGCAACGAAACCATGAGCGGCATCTCTTCACTGGCTCCCAGCAAACACTCAAGCTCCTCCCACAGCATAGCTTCT ATGCGAGTCCCGACTTCTCCGAACCAGTCGGCCAATCCGTCGACTCCCTGGGAGGTAGAGCCTGTGGAGGAGGAGTCGGGAGCCATGGGGGACGCAAACGCAGAGAACCTGTACATCATTG gcATGGAGCTGTTTGAGGAGGCCCTTCAGAAGTGGGAGCAGGCCCTGAACATCCGGCACCGCACCCACTCCAATGCCTCCAAATCCAGTACCAGCCTAGCCCTGGAGGGGGCAGTGGCCTGCCCCAACCTGCCCACGGTATGCCACAGAACTATCGCACTCTCAACA TCTGAGTCGCGTAACAAGGTCTTTGCCGAGAAGCTGGAGACCCTCCTGCACAGGGCCTACCACCTACAGGAGGACTTTGGCGCTACCATTCCCCCAGATAGCCTGCTAGCAGACTTTG AGAGTGAGGGAACACTCATCCTGCCAAACTTGGAGAGTAGAATGCGTGAAGACGACGCCACTACTATCACTTCTGACGATTCCTTCTTCTCAGCGGCAGAA CTGTTTGACAACCTATCTCTGGAGGTGTGTCAACCTCTGAGGCCTGCTGCTCTTTACGACGAGGCTGTGTCACTGGTCCAGGACGGCAGCGTGCCCTGTCGAGAGCTCCG AACTGAGCTGCTAGAATGCTACGGCGACCAAGACTTCCTAGCCAAGCTCCACTGTGTGAGACAAGCCTTCCAG GTTTTGTTGCTGGACGAAACTCACCGGACGTTCTTCATGGAGACCGGCAAGCAGATGATCACAGGACTCATGACCAAGGCAAACAAG AGCCCCAAAGCCTTCCTGGAAACCTATGAGGACATGCTTCTCTacacccagagagaggagacCTGGCCAATCAGCAGGATGGAACTGGAGGGGCGAGGG GTGGTGGTTATGAATTTCTTTGACATCGTGCTGGACTTCATCCTGATGGATGCCTTTGATGACCTGGAGAGCCCGCCCTCGTCCGTTGTGGCCGTGCTCAGGAACCGTTGGCTCTCTGACAGCTTCAAGGAGACG GCCCTGGCTACTGCGTGCTGGTCCGTTCTGAAGGCCAAGCGGCGTCTGTTGATGGTTCCAGATGGCTTCATCTCCCACTTCTACGCCATATCAGAACAGGTCAGCCCCGTCCTGGCCTTTGGCTTCCTGGGGCCGCGACAGCACCTCAGTGAGGTGTGTACCATCTTCAAG CAACAAATAGTGCAGTACCTGAAAGACATGTTTGACCATGACAAGGTGCGCTTCACCTCGGCCCAGTCGTTAGCCGAGGACATCGTGAGCCTGTCCCACCGCCGCAGTGACATCCTGCTGGGCTACCTGGGCATTGACAGCCTGCTGGAGCCCAATGGAGCTCTACCCCAAGGAGACACAGAACCGGGCCCCAGCCCCTCCAACCACCACTGA
- the LOC123729031 gene encoding golgin subfamily A member 6-like protein 22, giving the protein MGQITALKEEEEEHMGQITAVKVEEEEHMGQITAVKVEEEEHMGQITAVKVEEEEHMGQITAVKVEEEEHMGQITAVKVEEEEHMGQITAVKVEEEEHMGQITAVKVEEEEHMGQITAVKEEEEEHMGQITAVKVEEEEHMGQITAVKVEEEEHMGQITAVKVEEEEHMGQITAVKVEEEEHMGQITAVKVEEEEHMGQITAVKVEEEEHMGQITAVKEEEEEHMGQITAVKVEEEEHMGQITAVKVEEEEHMGQITAVKEEEEEHMGQITAVKEEEEEHMGQITAVKEGVRS; this is encoded by the coding sequence ATGGGACAGAtaacagcactgaaggaggaggaagaggaacacATGGGACAGATAACAGCAGtgaaggtggaggaagaggaacaCATGGGACAGATAACAGCAGtgaaggtggaggaagaggaacaCATGGGACAGATAACAGCAGtgaaggtggaggaagaggaacaCATGGGACAGATAACAGCAGtgaaggtggaggaagaggaacaCATGGGACAGATAACAGCAGtgaaggtggaggaagaggaacaCATGGGACAGATAACAGCAGtgaaggtggaggaagaggaacaCATGGGACAGATAACAGCAGtgaaggtggaggaagaggaacaCATGGGACagataacagcagtgaaggaggaggaagaggaacacATGGGACAGATAACAGCAGtgaaggtggaggaagaggaacaCATGGGACAGATAACAGCAGtgaaggtggaggaagaggaacaCATGGGACAGATAACAGCAGtgaaggtggaggaagaggaacaCATGGGACAGATAACAGCAGtgaaggtggaggaagaggaacaCATGGGACAGATAACAGCAGtgaaggtggaggaagaggaacaCATGGGACAGATAACAGCAGtgaaggtggaggaagaggaacaCATGGGACagataacagcagtgaaggaggaggaagaggaacacATGGGACAGATAACAGCAGtgaaggtggaggaagaggaacaCATGGGACAGATAACAGCAGtgaaggtggaggaagaggaacaCATGGGACagataacagcagtgaaggaggaggaagaggaacacATGGGACagataacagcagtgaaggaggaggaagaggaacacATGGGACagataacagcagtgaaggagggggTGAGAAGCTGA
- the miga2 gene encoding mitoguardin 2 isoform X2, translating into MSIRRAEGMSIAQALAMTVAEIPVFLYSTFGQSIFSQLKLSPSLKKVLFATALGSVALALTAHHMKRRGRKRKQATAAKDEQKQVGIPEALIRSGRPSSLRRGGPFPGRQMMSPSTRSNETMSGISSLAPSKHSSSSHSIASMRVPTSPNQSANPSTPWEVEPVEEESGAMGDANAENLYIIGMELFEEALQKWEQALNIRHRTHSNASKSSTSLALEGAVACPNLPTSESRNKVFAEKLETLLHRAYHLQEDFGATIPPDSLLADFESEGTLILPNLESRMREDDATTITSDDSFFSAAELFDNLSLEVCQPLRPAALYDEAVSLVQDGSVPCRELRTELLECYGDQDFLAKLHCVRQAFQVLLLDETHRTFFMETGKQMITGLMTKANKSPKAFLETYEDMLLYTQREETWPISRMELEGRGVVVMNFFDIVLDFILMDAFDDLESPPSSVVAVLRNRWLSDSFKETALATACWSVLKAKRRLLMVPDGFISHFYAISEQVSPVLAFGFLGPRQHLSEVCTIFKQQIVQYLKDMFDHDKVRFTSAQSLAEDIVSLSHRRSDILLGYLGIDSLLEPNGALPQGDTEPGPSPSNHH; encoded by the exons ATGTCAATCAGAAGAGCAGAAGGGATGTCCATCGCCCAGGCCTTGGCCATGACTGTGGCCGAGATCCccgtgtttctctactccaccTTTGGGCAG TCCATATTCTCTCAGCTGAAGCTTTCTCCCAGTCTGAAGAAGGTGCTGTTCGCCACAGCTCTGGGGAGCGTAGCCCTGGCCCTCACCGCCCACCACATGAAGAGACGCGGTAGGAAACGGAAACAGGCAACAGCTGCGAAAGATGAGCAGAAGCAGGTGGGAATACCAGAGGCGTTGATCCGGTCAGGGAGACCGTCATCTCTGAGGAGAG GTGGTCCATTTCCCGGGCGACAGATGATGAGCCCCAGCACACGGAGCAACGAAACCATGAGCGGCATCTCTTCACTGGCTCCCAGCAAACACTCAAGCTCCTCCCACAGCATAGCTTCT ATGCGAGTCCCGACTTCTCCGAACCAGTCGGCCAATCCGTCGACTCCCTGGGAGGTAGAGCCTGTGGAGGAGGAGTCGGGAGCCATGGGGGACGCAAACGCAGAGAACCTGTACATCATTG gcATGGAGCTGTTTGAGGAGGCCCTTCAGAAGTGGGAGCAGGCCCTGAACATCCGGCACCGCACCCACTCCAATGCCTCCAAATCCAGTACCAGCCTAGCCCTGGAGGGGGCAGTGGCCTGCCCCAACCTGCCCACG TCTGAGTCGCGTAACAAGGTCTTTGCCGAGAAGCTGGAGACCCTCCTGCACAGGGCCTACCACCTACAGGAGGACTTTGGCGCTACCATTCCCCCAGATAGCCTGCTAGCAGACTTTG AGAGTGAGGGAACACTCATCCTGCCAAACTTGGAGAGTAGAATGCGTGAAGACGACGCCACTACTATCACTTCTGACGATTCCTTCTTCTCAGCGGCAGAA CTGTTTGACAACCTATCTCTGGAGGTGTGTCAACCTCTGAGGCCTGCTGCTCTTTACGACGAGGCTGTGTCACTGGTCCAGGACGGCAGCGTGCCCTGTCGAGAGCTCCG AACTGAGCTGCTAGAATGCTACGGCGACCAAGACTTCCTAGCCAAGCTCCACTGTGTGAGACAAGCCTTCCAG GTTTTGTTGCTGGACGAAACTCACCGGACGTTCTTCATGGAGACCGGCAAGCAGATGATCACAGGACTCATGACCAAGGCAAACAAG AGCCCCAAAGCCTTCCTGGAAACCTATGAGGACATGCTTCTCTacacccagagagaggagacCTGGCCAATCAGCAGGATGGAACTGGAGGGGCGAGGG GTGGTGGTTATGAATTTCTTTGACATCGTGCTGGACTTCATCCTGATGGATGCCTTTGATGACCTGGAGAGCCCGCCCTCGTCCGTTGTGGCCGTGCTCAGGAACCGTTGGCTCTCTGACAGCTTCAAGGAGACG GCCCTGGCTACTGCGTGCTGGTCCGTTCTGAAGGCCAAGCGGCGTCTGTTGATGGTTCCAGATGGCTTCATCTCCCACTTCTACGCCATATCAGAACAGGTCAGCCCCGTCCTGGCCTTTGGCTTCCTGGGGCCGCGACAGCACCTCAGTGAGGTGTGTACCATCTTCAAG CAACAAATAGTGCAGTACCTGAAAGACATGTTTGACCATGACAAGGTGCGCTTCACCTCGGCCCAGTCGTTAGCCGAGGACATCGTGAGCCTGTCCCACCGCCGCAGTGACATCCTGCTGGGCTACCTGGGCATTGACAGCCTGCTGGAGCCCAATGGAGCTCTACCCCAAGGAGACACAGAACCGGGCCCCAGCCCCTCCAACCACCACTGA
- the dolpp1 gene encoding dolichyldiphosphatase 1 has translation MASEEQCSVPLRWRSISLTHIEFPAGDLTGQVLAYTSLLPIAILIGFVTLIVFKRELHTISSFGGLVLNEGVNWLLKHILREPRPCEGAHTTLTTEYGMPSSHSQFIWFFVVYFFLFLYLRMHQTNNARCVELLWRHILSITLLGVALSVSYSRVYLLYHTWSQVFYGGVAGSTIGVVWFFFTQEVLTPLFPKIAAWPISEFFLVRDTSLIPNILWFEYTVTRSEARNRQRKLGTKLQ, from the exons ATGGCGTCGGAAGAACAGTGTTCGGTACCACTTCGTTGGCGGTCGATATCGCTAACCCACATAGAGTTCCCTGCTG GTGATCTGACTGGACAAGTGTTGGCCTACACCAGCCTGCTGCCCATAGCGATCCTCATAGGCTTTGTCACCCTCATAGTGTTCAAGCGTGAACTGCACACG ATCTCCTCCTTCGGTGGGCTCGTACTGAACGAAGGTGTGAATTGGCTGCTGAAGCATATTCTACGGGAGCCCCGCCCATGTGAAG GAGCTCACACAACCCTGACAACAGAGTATGGGATGCCCTCCAGTCATTCCCAGTTCATCTGGTTTTTTGTTGTTTACTTCTTTCTTTTCCTTTATTTAAG AATGCATCAAACGAACAACGCTCGGTGTGTGGAGCTGCTGTGGAGACACATACTGTCCATCACCTTGTTGGGCGTGGCCTTATCAGTGTCATACAGcag GGTATACCTGTTGTACCACACTTGGAGTCAGGTCTTCTATGGGGGAGTGGCCGGTAGCACCATAGGAGTAGTCTGGTTCTTCTTCACACAGGAGGTGCTTACACCGCTATTCCCCAAGATAGCAGCATG GCCGATATCAGAGTTCTTTCTGGTGCGGGACACGAGCCTGATCCCCAACATCCTTTGGTTTGAGTACACGGTGACCAGGTCAGAGGCGAG AAACAGACAACGGAAGCTTGGAACAAAGCTTCAGTGA